GGCGAAGTTTGGGCCGAAGGCGGAGAAGACGCTGGGCTATGCGCCGACGGCCAACCAGGATTTTCGCAAGGCATTGGAGTCCAAGGATGTCGACGCAATCACGATTGCGACGCCCGATCACTGGCATGCGCCGATGGCGGTGTTGGGGCTGCGCGCGGGCAAGCATGTGTATGTAGAGAAACCGAGCAGCCACAATCCGCGCGAGGGCGAGTTGTTGATCGAGGCGCGAAACAAGCATGGGAAGCTGGTGCAGGTGGGCGACCAGCAGCGGTCGTCAGACCACACGATCAAGATCATCAACGACCTTCGCAACGGGCGGATCGGGACACCGTACTATGCGAAGGCCTGGTATGTGAACACGCGGAAGTCGATGGGGATTGGCAAGCCGGTGCCTGTGCCGGAGAACCTGGACTGGGATCTGTGGCAGGGGCCGGCGCCGCGCAGCGAGTACAAGGACAACATTCATCCGTACAACTGGCACTGGCTGACGCGCTACGGCACGGGCGAGACGCTGAACAACGGAACGCACGAGGTGGATGTGGCACGCTGGGCGCTGGGGCTGGAATGGCCGGAGCGGGTGAACATTTCGGGCGGCCGGTACGCGTACAGGGATGACTGGCAGTTCCCGGACACGATTGTGACGAACTTTGAGTATCCGGAGCACATGATCAGCTGGGAATGCCGGTGCTCGAATGGGATGAAGGTTTACGGGCGCGACCGTGGCGTGACGGTGCATGGAACGACTGGAAGCATATTGGTAGACCGCCAGGGATATGAGGTTTACAACCTGGATGGAAAGAAGACGGACGAGTATGTGGCGTCGAAGGACAGGTTTGTGAGCACGGACGTGATTGGGCGCGACTCGATGACGGATGCGCACTTTGCGAACTTCATTGCGGGTATTCAGAAGGGCGAGCCGCTGCATTCGCCGATCGAGATCGCGAATGTCAGCGTGACGATGCTGCAGGTGTCGAATATTGCGTGGAACTTGAAGCGTGAGCTGACGCTGGATACGGCCAACGGACACATCAAGGACGCAGAGGCGATGAAGCAGTGGGATCGCAAGTATGAGCCGGGGTGGGAGGTTAAGGTTTAGGCCCACTCGAACTTGTGAGTTGTTCAGGCCACGCTCCGCATCGAAGATGAGAACGAGATTCTCTCTTTGGTGTGGAGCGTGAACTGTGTCGTGGCTCTTCTGGGCGGTTCTTTCGGCGGTGTTTGCGGCGGCGACGGCGCTGCTGGCGAAGGCGGGTGTGTCGCATGTGGACCCGAATTTAGCGACAGCGATTCGAACGACTGTCGTTGTGGTGTTCGCGTGGTTGATTGCGATTGCGCTCGGCGGACATCATGAGATCGCGACGGTGGACAGGCGGAGCTGGATGCTGCTGTCGCTGAGCGGGCTGGCGACAGGGATGTCGTGGATCTGCTACTTCAGGGCGTTGTCGCTGGGCCAGGCGTCGAAGGTTGCTCCGATCGATAAGCTGAGCGTGGTGCTGGTGATTTTGCTGGCGTGGCCGATTTTGGGCGAGAGGCTGACGCCGGCAAAGATCGCGGGCGGGTTGTTGATTACGGCGGGCGCGGTGGTACTGGCGTTGTTTTAGATTTGTTGGCGAGGACAGGAGAGCATACCTCAGGCGCTAAAGCCCCATTTCTGTAAGCGTCGTAAGAGACCCGAGCCTGGAGGCTCGGGGTACCTGGAGACCGGTCGCGGCTGACGGGGCGGGGTGCCTGGAAGCCGGGGCCTCTCGCATCTTCGAAGCTCAGGTTGCGGGCGGAAGAGTGAAGTAGAAGGTTGCGCCTTTTTCGATAGCGCCTTCGGCCCAGATTTCGCCGCCGTGGCGGGCGAGGATGCGTTGCACCGTGGCGAGACCGACGCCGGTGCCGGCGAACTGGGCCTTGCTATGCAGGCGATGGAAGGGTTCGAAGAGTTCAGTGGTGCGCGCGGGGTCGAAGCCGGCGCCGTCGTCTCGAACGAAATAGACAGTACGGCCATCGATAGTCTTTGCACCGAATTCGATGCAGGCGCGGGGGTGGTGCGAGGTGTACTTCCAGGCGTTGCGCAGAAGGTTGTCCAACGCAATGCGGACGAGACCGGCATCGGCTTCGACGGGCGGAAGAGTGGCGATCTGGAGGTCGACCTGGCGCGTGGGGTCGTTACGCTGAAGGTCGGCGACGATCTTGTGCGCCATCTCGCTGAGGTCGACGCGATCACGTTTGACGGGCGTTGTAGAGGCGCGCGCGAAGTTGAGGAGATCATCGATCAGCGCCGCCATGTTGCGCGTTGACTCCTGCAGGCGCTGCACCATCTCACGGCTGTTTTGATCGAGCTGCGCGGGGCCGCCGGAGAGCAGATAGCCGATGCCGGCGATGGAATCGAGCGGACCACGGAGGTCGTGCGCGACGGTGTAGGAAAAGGCTTCGAGCTCGCGGTTGGCAGCGCTGAGCTCGGCGGTGCGCTCTTCGACGCGCTGCTCGAGTTCGTCGCGCGATTGACGGAGTGCGGCTTCGCTCTGCTGAATCTGCTGCAGCATGTCATTGAATGCATGCGTGAGGACGGACATTTCAATGCTATCGGCGGACTCCGTGGCGCGCACGGAGTAGTCGTGCTCGCGCGAGATGGAGCGGGCGGTCTCTGCAAGCGAAGCAATGGGTTGAGCGATGAGCCGGCGAGATAAGGCGCTGATGAGCAACGCGGCAAGCATGCAGAGAACCAGGATGAGGCCGGCGATAACCAGATAGTGGCGGGCACGCTGGCCGATCTCGGTCAAGCTGGCGGAGATGTAGACGACGCCTTGCGGCGATCCCTCGAAGATGATGCGGTGAGCGACGAGCAGACGCCGTCCGTTGAGCCAGTGGTGCTCGTTCTCGTTGTCAGCAAGTGCGTGCCGGGCGGTGAGATTGGTTTCGTTGGGCGGGCCGTAGGTCGCAAAGACAGAACCATCCTGTTTGGTGAGCACGGCGGAGATGACGTCGGGAGAGCGGTTGAGGCCTTGCAGCGTGGAGGCGGCGCTGGCGGGGTCGTCGAACATTAGCGCAGAGACGCTGTTGGCGCCAATGATCTGTGCCTCAGAGCGGAGATTGTTGATGAGGCTCTGGCGGAAGGAGAGCATGTCATAGGAAAAGAACGCCAGCACAGCGAGAATCAGCACAGAGCCGCTGACGAGCAGGTTCATGCGTGTGATTCTGCCGGAGATGCTGGGGGCGCGATGCTGGGGTTTCACTCTGCGCCTCCTTCCGGCATCTTTCCTTTGACGCTGAGCGCCACCTTGAGCAGCTCGGAGCTCATGCCGAGATGCGCACGGTTGACCGCATTCAGGTTGATGGAAAATCGCACACGCTTTTCGACGAGCTGAAACTGGATCATGCCGCCGTGGCTGAGGAAGTCCGGCGTGTCGCTGACGGTGAGAGTGGGTCTGGTGGCGACCGCCTGGAGGAGTTCGTCGAGGTGGGCGTGCTCCGTGGCTTCAATGAAGAGGATGGCGCAGCCCGCCTCATCGCCAGGGTGCATCAGGAGACGAACGTCGAGTGGACGGCTACCGATGGTCTCGTTGGATACAGTCTTGCGGAGCGCGGCGGCAAAGGCGTCAGTGCCCGCGATACAGATCCGGAGAGGGCCCTGATCAGCGCCAGCGGGCCAGCGGACAAATTTGCCAAAGTCGAACAGGTAAACCGCTTCGACATCTGACTGCGAGGGCTGGCCAGCGGCAGCGAAGGTGTCCCGCGCGGACGCGAGAATCGTTGAGCAAAGAAGCAGAACCGCGGAGAGCGGACGGATGCGACGAACGAGATGAGATCGCGTGGTGCGCATTTACCACGTCCAGTCGACGGAACCGAAGAAGTTGCGCCGGATCCCGACGGCGTTTCCGTTGTTGCCGGTGAACTCCTGATGATGGGGCTGGAGAATGTTGCGGCCGTTCGCCGAAAGCGTGACGTGCTCCCTGAGGTGATACGCGAGGTTGAAATCAGCGGTCTGATAGCGTGGCACCTGCAGTGCGGTAAGTGCGCTGACGAAGCGGTAGTCAGTGGTGAGCTCGACATCATGCGGGAACGAGAGGATGGCCTGGACAGAGGCCTGATGCTCGGGACTGGAGCCCTCGTAGGTGGTGGCGTAGCTGGCCTGGCTGAATCCGGGTTTGGAGTGCAGGTTGATGCTGAGGTGAGAGTAGTTACCGCGCAGATCGAGCCAATGGACGGGCTTCCAGTCGGGCGCGACTTCGACACCGTTCGAGACACCGCGAAGTCCGTTATCGAACGGCTCGACCAGGAGATAGTGAGTATATGGCGTCGTGGGAGAGCTTAGACGAGCCGTCCCGTAGCTTTCGATGTTGTCGTGCTGATTGTGGAAAGCTGCGATGTCGACGAAGAACCGCTTAGCGAGGAGCTGCCGGTAGCCGTATTCCCAACCGATGAGGACCTCAGGTTTGAAGTTCGGATTGCCGGCGATCTCGGCAAAGAGCGGCGGATTATATCCGGGGAAGTAGCCAATGACGGTGACGTCGCGGTCGACTCGTCCCGGCGTGCGCAGAGCGCGTGAGACCGCGCCCCATAACGTAACGTGCTGCTTTGGCGTCCACAGGAGGCGAGCCGTGGGCTGCCATCCCCAGCCGCTGTAATTGTTGTTCTCGAGCTTCGTGCCCGCTGTGAAGGTGAGCTTATTGGGGACAAGCTGGATCGCGTCCTGAGCGAAGAGGCTGTAGACGTAGTTGTTGATCTGGTGCGGCTGGAAGTCCACCGTGGGAACGACCTGCGTGATGTTGCTGGGGCTTTCGCGCAGGCCACCGCCGACGATGATGTTGTTCCTCTTTACAGTGGCGAGGTTGTAGATGAAGTCGGCGTCGAAGGTATTGCGGGTCTCCGTGAACTGCGAGGTCGCGCGATCGGTGCGGTCGAAGTAGCCCTGGACGAAGAAGCTGGAGCCGCCGGCGAGCTGACGGTCCCAACGCAGCATGAGATCTCCGCCGGTGACCATCTGTTGGCCATCGACGCTGAGCTGCGCGGGAGGAGTGTACTGCCCGATTGCGACCTGGTTGCCGGTGGCGCCGCCGTAGGCCATGAACTGCGCGCTGAAGCTATCTTTTGTGCTGGGCTGCCAATCGAGGCGGAGGCCGCCACGGGCCTGGTGCCAGCGGTCGTATGGGTCGCCACCGGGGTTGGACTCGGGGCCGCGATTGAATCCCTTGGCGAAGAGGCGGAACTGCAGATTGGCCAGCGGACTAGCGCCCCAGCGAACCTGGCCGATGAAGCGATCCACGGAGCCACCGGCGGCGACATCTACAAATCCGCCCTGGGTATCGCGAGCCTTCCTGGTGATGATGTTGATGACGCCGTTCACGGCGTTGGCTCCCCAGACTGTGCCGCCTGGCCCGCGGATGACTTCAATGCGATCGATGTCCGCGAGCACGAGATCCTGCACGTCCCAGTAGACGCCTTCAAACAGCGGCGTGTAGACGCTGCGGCCATCGATGAGAACGAGGAGACCCTTGGAGAACTGGCTGTTGAAGCCGCGAACCGCGACTGCCCACTGATCGCTCTGCTCACGCGCGACGTTGACACCGGGAATAAGCCGCAGAAGCTCAGGGATGCTGGTTGCGCCGGAGTGGCGAATGTCGTCCTGGGTGATGACGGCGATGGCAGCCGGCGTCTGCCAGACCTCTTCAGGCTCCTTTGAGACCGTCGTGACTTCGACGTCTCCAAGCTGTGCGAGCGAGAGTTGTTTGAGCTGCTGCTCGGCCGCGGGCTGATATGGCGCCGCGAAGGCCGTGCGCCAAACGAGTGCAAGCGCAATCAGAGTGGCTGCTCCGCGGAGCGTCAACCGATTGTGTTCTCCTCTGTGCGTCACGTATTTTCCCTTCGCAGTAGCTACTGCGATCCATTAGCAGCGCCATTTAGCCTTTGTGACACGGTCTCGACGAGCCGCGCAGGATCACCCTTGCGGATGAAGCCGTCGACAAAGGGGGCAATATCGTCCGGCATCATAAGAGCGTCCGAGAGGACGAAAATCGGGGCGTTCGGATACCTCTCGCGCAGTTGCAGAGCGATTTCGGTTGCCGTCCCTCTGGCGTTGAGATGGTAGTCGAGAAGAACGAGATCGATTTGCGTTTCAGGCAGATCGAGCGTATCCAGGCTCACGAGAGCGGGGCATGACTCGAAGCCTGCGGACTGCATAATCCACCCGTAGATGCGCAGGTGCGACGGATCATCATCAATGATCAGGACGGCTGGTTTCTTCATAGATTCTGATCCGGTTTAGGCTGGAGATGCAGCACCAACGGACCCTCCAAATATAAAGGCAATCAGAAGAGATATCGCATGCTGCAAGGAAATTTCGGCGATGCAAATTTGAGTGAGCAGGTTGCCTGAGACAAAGTTTCAACGGTGTGGCGCATATGAATTCGCGAGGTGAACAGCGATGCAGGAAATGGTGTTTTCGATCATCGAGGGCGCTCCGGAAACCGGCGATGGAGTCCGCTTTCGTGCAGTCGACCCCTCAACGGGAGGAGAGATCGAGCCCGAGTTCGTGTCGGCGAGTTTGGATGAAGTAGCGCGCGCGGCAGAGGTGGCGTCTGCGGCGGCGCCTGTGTTTGCTGCGATCAGCGCACGGGAGCGCGCGCAGTTTCTGCGTGCGATTGCGGAGGAGTTGACGGCGGATGGTGCGGCGATCATCGCACGCGCGCAGCAGGAGACAGGATTGCCGCGGCCGCGACTGGAGGGCGAACTCGCGCGCACCACGGGACAGCTTCGGTTGTTTGCGGATGTGGTGGAGGAGGGCTCGTGGGTGGACGCGCGGATTGATGAGGCGATGCCTGAGCGCAAACCGCTGCCGCGTCCGGATGTGCGCTCGATGCTGCGGCCGATGGGGCCAGTGGCGGTGTTTGGAGCGAGCAACTTTCCGCTGGCGTTTTCGGTTGCGGGAGGAGATACGGCCTCGGCGCTGGCGGCAGGCAATCCGGTGATCGTGAAAGCGCACCCGGCGCATCCGGGGACAAGCGAGCTTGCGGGGCGAGCGGTTGTGCGTGCGATAGAGAAGAGCAAGCTGCCGGCCGGAGTGTTTGCGCTGCTGTTCGATAGCGGCATTGAAGTTGGTACGGCGCTGGTGAAACATCCTGCGGTGCAGGCGGTGGCGTTTACGGGCTCGGCGAGCGGCGGACAGGCGCTGATGAAACTTGCTGCGACGAGGCCGCAACCGATTCCCTGCTATGCAGAGATGGGCAGCACGAATCCGCTGTTTGTGCTGCCGGGCGCGCTGCGGGAGCGCGGAGCAGAGCTGGCGAAGGGGTTGCAGACGTCGTTCACGCTGGGCTCCGGGCAGTTCTGCACGAAGCCGGGGCTGGTGTTTGTGCCGCAGCGGGATGCAGATGAATTTTTGGGCACGTTGCGCGGCGGTGTTGATGCACTGGGCGCGCATGGGATGCTGACGCCGTCGATTGCGGAGCGCTATAACTCCGCGATAACGCGGCGGCGTAGCGCAGGACAGGCGGAATGGGTTGCGGGCTTCGAAGGCGAAGCGGCCGGCGATGGAGCGGCGCGAGGAGCGGCGGTGTTCAGTGTGCCACTCGCGAAGTTTGCGGCGAGTCAGGAGCTCGAGGAAGAGATCTTCGGGCCGACGACACTGCTGGTTCACTACGACCAGACGAGCGATCTCGTCGACGTTGCGAAGCGATTGCACGGACATCTAACCGCGACGATTCACGGTACGGAAGACGATCTGCGCGAGGCGTCGGAGCTGGTGCGCGTCCTGGAGACGAAGGTGGGACGGATACTCTTCAACGGCTATCCGACGGGCGTGGAAGTCTGTCACGCGATGGTGCATGGGGGACCGTTCCCAGCGACTTCGGACAGCCGCACGACATCCGTCGGCACGCGCGCGATCACGCGATTTGCGCGGCCGGTATGCTACCAGGACTTTCCTGATACGGCACTGCCGATGGAGTTGCGACGGGGCAATTCGCTGGGGATTCAGCGCATGGTGAACGGGAAGTCGATACGCGAGTAAAGCGCCGGAATTGCATCAAGCAACGCGGTTTTCGAGCGTGCCGATGCCGTCGATGGAGATGCGAATGAGATCTCCGTGCGCGAGCGTGAAGTCGTCGCCGGGAACGATGCCCGTACCGGTCATAAGGAATGCACCGTCGGGAAACGTGTTGTCGCGGAAGAGATAATTCGCGAGCTCGGCGGGTTCGCGCTTGAGTTCGGCGAGTGTGGTTGTGCCGTCAAAGGCTGTGCTGCCGTTGCGAATGATTTCTATGCGGATGCTGGTGGATTTCGGCAAGGGCTCGCGGCTGAGCAGGACGCAGGGACCGATTGCGCAGCTTCCGTCATAGACCTTGGCTTGTGGCAAGTAGAGCGGGTTCTCGCCTTCGATGTCGCGCGAGCTCATGTCATTGCCGATGGTGTAGCCGATGATCTCGCCGCGGGGGTTGATGAGCAGCGTGAGCTCGGGTTCGGGAACGGACCAGTGGGCGTCGGAACGGATGCGAACGCTGGCGCCATGACCGACGACGCGGCGTGCGGTGGCTTTGAAAAAGAGCTCCGGACGAGCAGCGGAGTATACGCGATCGTAGAAGCTGCCACCGCCTGCGTCTTTCGACTCCTCCATGCGAGCGCTGCGGCTGCGGAAGTAGGTGACGCCAGCGGCCCAGACTTCCTGCGAGCCGATGGGCGCGAGGATCTCGCTGGCGTTTGGCGCTGCGACGGCAGGGGAGTTGAATGCGTTCTGCGCCAGAGAGAACGGATGACTGCTGCGTACCAGGTCATCGAAGCTCGCGTTGAGGGCATGAATGTTTCCGTGTTCTTCAACGAGAAGGCCATGCGTTGTTCTGTAAATCTTCATGACTGCTTTCCTTGCGAATTTTGTGCACCGCGCGCGAGTCGGCCGACGATGGCGTCGGTGTCATAGATGCATCCTCCCCATACGCCGCCGCTGGCTTCCACGAGGGCGGCCCAGAGGCGTGTGTCGGCGGGCAGAGCCGGGTGTGGTGCGAGGTCGGGACGGGGTTCACGTGCAGCAAGCCGACGCACACCTTCATCGGCGGTAAATCTCTCGTCGCCTTCGCCGATGAGATTGACACGTCCGTGCAGCGCGTTGCGATCGACGGCGATTTCGATCCAGTCGCCATCGCGCAAGCGGCCTATGGGGCCGCCGGCGAGCGCTTCGGGAGAGATGTGACCGATACAGGCGCCTGTGGAGACACCGCTGAAGCGAGCGTCGGTGAGCACGGCGACGTGCTTGCAGAATGGCAGTGCCTTGAGCGCGGAGGTGATCTGGTAGATCTCCTGCATTCCTGCGCCAAGCGGGCCGCTGCAGATGAGGACGAGGACGTCACCATGGGCAATCTCGCCGCGTTTGATGGCGGAGATTGCGGCTGCCTCGGTGATGAAGACCTTCGCGGGGCCTTCGTGGCGGAATGAGTTGTCTGCGTCGATGAGCGATGGATCGATGGACGTGCTTTTGATGACGCTTCCTTCGGGCGCGAGATTCCCAACAGGAAAGCAGACGGTTGAGGTGAGGCCGCGCGAGCGTGCGCGGTCGGGCGAGAGGATCACGTCGTCGGCGTCGACGCCGTCGATCTCGCGAAGGCGTTGCTTCATTGCGCGGCGGCGTTCGCTCTGCTCCCACCAGTCGAGCGAGTGCGCGAGCGTGTCGCCGCTTGCGGTGAGGACGCTGGTATCGAGCAGGCCGGCGCGCCGCAAGTGCAGCATGACCTCGGGAACTGCGCCCGCGAGAAAGACCTGCACGGTGGCGAAGTTGCGCGGGCCGTTCGGGAGTGCATCGACCAGGCGTGGGACCTCGCGATTGGCGGACTCCCAGTCGGCGCGTGTGGGACGGCGCAAGCTTGCAGCGTGTGCGATTGCAGGAATGTGCAGCAGGAGATTCGTCGACCCGCCAAACGCTGCGTAGACGACCATGGCATTGCGGATTGCAGCGTCTGTCAGGATGTCGCGCGTGCCAAGTCCGAGTTGCGCGAGCCGCAGCAAGGCGCGCGCCGAGCGTGTCGCGGCCTCCTGCCAGATGGGTTGGCCCGATGGCGCGAGCGCAGTATGTGGAAGCGAGAAACCAAGCGCTTCACCGACGACCTGCGAGGTCGCCGCAGTGCCGAGAAACTGGCAGCCGCCGCCTGGGCTCGCGCAGGCGCGGCAACCCATCTCGGCGGCGTACTCCTCGGTGATCTCGCCTTGTGCGAAGCGCGCGCCGATGGTTTGCACGCGGCCGGCGTCTTCGCCTTCGTCGGGCAGCAGCGTGACGCCGCCGGGTACGAGCACACTGGGCAGTGCGCCGCCGGAAGCAATCGCCATCATCATCGCGGGAAGGCCCTTGTCGCAGGTGGCGATGCCGAGCACGCCACGGCGCTGCGGAAGCGAGCGCATGAGTCGGCGAAGAACCATCGCGGCATCATTGCGGTAGGGCAGCGAGTCGAGCATGCCCTCGGTGCCTTGGGTCCGGCCATCGCAGGGGTCCGTGCAGGCGCCGGCGAAGGGTATTGCGTGCAGTCGTCGAAACTCGCGCGCGGCTTCCGCGACTAGAAGACCGACCTCCCAGTGGCCGGTGTGAAAGCCGAGTGCGATGGGCGTTCCGTCAGCCGCGCGCACGCCACCGTGAGTGCTCAGGATGAGGAATTCCGGATCGAGCAGCCGCGCGGGCTCCCAGCCCATGCCAGCGTCCTGCGAGAGCCCGAAGAGATTGCCGGAGGGTTGCGTGAGAAGCATCTCCGGCGTGATGGGTAGGATGCCTTCGGGGCCTTTGGCGTGTGTGCGGACGTCGGCGAAAAGCGACGGGTCGTTTTCGAGCACGTCCCGCAGAGGCAGCGGCTCAGGCATTCGCGGCCTCCTTCAGCGGATTGACTTGCGGCGGCTTTGGAAGCCAGATGATGAGCAGCGCGGAGATCACCAGAAAGAGTGACATAACGAGATATCCCGGGCGCTCACTGCCGGTAAATGCTCGCAGCCAGCCAACGACGTAGACGCCTGCGAACGCTCCCAATCCTCCGGCGCTGTTGACCAATGCCATGACTTCGCCAACGCGATTCTGCGGAATACGCTCCGGCATGATGGCGAAGAACGGACCATAGGGTGCGTACATTCCGCCACCTGCGATTAACAGACAGATATAGGCGCCGAGAAAGCCGTGGGGTTGCAGCAGGAATGATCCCAGCAATGCGATGCCGGAGATCAACAGAGGTGGCCAGACGAAGCGCCGCCTGTGCAGCGAGCGATCCGAGAATTGCGCGACGATGAGCATCAGCGTAATCGCAACGAGATAGGGTGCGGCGGACACCAGGCCGGTGCGTCCCATGGTGAGCGAGGCTCCCTCGCGCACAATCGTTGGTAGCCAGAGGACAAAGCCGTATACGCCGAGGCTCCAACAGAAGTATTGAATCGAGAGCACGATGACATCTTTGCGCAGAAGAGCTGTGCGGAGTGTCTGGGTCGTGGCATGCGCGGAGGCAGGAAGCTCGCGCTGCTCGGTTGCGAGCTGCGCTGTGAGTCGCTCCGCCTCGTCTGCCGGAAGCCAGCGAGCGTCCGTGGGATGCTCCCGAACGAAGAGCATCCAGATGAGGGCCCAAAGAATTGAAGGCACGCCCTCGAAGATGAAGGTACGCTGCCACCCGAAGCGTTGTATGAGAAAGCCGGTGATGGCGGACATCCAGAGCACTGTGACGGGATTGCCAAGCATCAGCAGCGTATTGACGCGGGAGCGGTCTGCGCGTGTGA
This genomic interval from Acidobacteriaceae bacterium contains the following:
- a CDS encoding MFS transporter, whose translation is MCAVLRTRDVPVIHAAAPAAEPTRWGRRRWLLVAVFITYSLAYLDRANYGFGAAAGMAETLHITGGKNSLLGALFFLGYFFFQVPGIVAARRFSCTRLVGFSLVLWGALAALTGVLRIFWMLAIDRFLLGVAESIIFPALLLILTRWFTRADRSRVNTLLMLGNPVTVLWMSAITGFLIQRFGWQRTFIFEGVPSILWALIWMLFVREHPTDARWLPADEAERLTAQLATEQRELPASAHATTQTLRTALLRKDVIVLSIQYFCWSLGVYGFVLWLPTIVREGASLTMGRTGLVSAAPYLVAITLMLIVAQFSDRSLHRRRFVWPPLLISGIALLGSFLLQPHGFLGAYICLLIAGGGMYAPYGPFFAIMPERIPQNRVGEVMALVNSAGGLGAFAGVYVVGWLRAFTGSERPGYLVMSLFLVISALLIIWLPKPPQVNPLKEAANA